A stretch of DNA from Tachyglossus aculeatus isolate mTacAcu1 chromosome 5, mTacAcu1.pri, whole genome shotgun sequence:
cccatttctagactgtgagcccactgttgggtagggactgtatatgttgccaatttggacttcccaagcgcttagtacagtgctctgcacactgtaagcactcaataaatatgattgattgattaacctctctgcctcagttccctcatctgcaaaataggggttcagtgcctgttctccctcgtattcattcattcagtcgtagttattgagcacttactgtgtgcagaacactgtattgagcgcttactgtgtgcaaagcactgtactaagcggttggattTAGACTCTCaaccccatttctagactgtgagcccactgttgggtagggaccgtctctgtatgttgccaacttggacttcccaagcgtaaatcaattgtatttattgcgcacttactgtgtgcaaagcactgtactaagcgcttgggaagtacaagttggcaacatataaagatagtccctacccaacagtgggcttacagtctagaagggggagacagaaaacaaagccaaacatattaacaaaataaaataaatagaatagacatgtacaagtaaaatagagtaataaatctgtacaaacatatatatacaggtgctgttgggaagggaaggaggtaagacggtggggatggataaatctgtacgttgccaacttgtacttcccaagcgcttagtacagtgctctgcacacaataagcgctcaattcaatcaatcgtatttattgagcgcttactgggcataTTGACCGTATTCAACAAATacaaattgaatgagtgaaatgaataaatacgattgaatgaatgaatggatgagggtcCCTCACCTTGTGATccgtagtcattcagtcatatttgttgagctcttactgtgctaaCAGATGcgttcctgcccacgacgagctcacagtctagagggggggacagacattaatagaaatacatagattaattgattaattatagatatacacagatGTACAGACCCAGGCCCAAGCTTCTAAACCTCATGGCAGCTTCTAGCTGGCGAGCCTCAGCGTTCAGTGGGTGGCATCGCTCGTATTGGCAGAAAAATGCTTCCCGATCCCACGGTtgcatcctctctcccctccatcccccccgctttacctccttcccttccccacagcacctgtatatatggatatatgtttgtacggatttattaccctatttattttaccggtacatattctatttattttattctgttaatatgttttgttctgtgtctcccccttctagactgagcccgctgttgggtagggaccgtctctatatgttgccatgcgcttagtctagtgctccgcacacagtaagcgctcaataaatacaattgaatgaatgaatgaatgaatcccatccaAAGCACAGAGTGCAAACAAGTTACGGCCAGGCTGAGCATGTTAATTATTGAGGAAAATCCATGCTGAGCCTGCCCCGGTGTCCAGTCCGTTCTCTCCCACCGCCCCTTTCAGCCCCACGACTGACCCGGCATGTGACTGCCTGGCAGACGGCCCGCCGCTGTGCAAGATGGAGATGGTCTTGCTGCTTGGGTTCTTCTGCCAACTCTTGGTTCCCCGAGGGACCAGCCTAGTTGGTCTTTAGAGcgtccctacccccttcccagcGGGAGTAAAACTGACTTGGCCGACCGTAGCACATGTGGGAAGTGCCACCAAGGGAAGGGATTCACCCCTGATTCCCTTTCAGGATTTTCTTCGGAAAAAACAAGGTCATGATGGTGGCGTTGGGACGAGGCCCAGCTGAGGAGTACAAAGACAACCTATACCAGGTGAGTTTGTGCCCATCCATCCCTTGGCACTCGGACGTGGCATCCTGCTCTCCGGGGCCGGCCGGCCCCTCTCTCTGAAGTCCGCACCCCTTCACCTGAAATCTTTTCGGGACCGGTTTGGATCTAAGCAGGGAGCGCGAGTCCTCCCGACAAGGACCGGCAGCTTCGGTTAAGCCCGCGGGGCCCGAAGTGGTTGCCTTGTCCGCGCCCCGCTCAGGTGCCCGGGTTTCAGGATGTAGCCGAGGCCACTCGGCCCTTgttttcacagtcttttagactgtgagcccactgttgggtagggaatgtctctatgtgttgccaatttgtacttcccaagcgcttagtacagtgctctgcacatagtaagcgctcaataaatacgattgattgattgattgattttccaggtcAGCAAACGGCTGAAAGGGGAAGTCGGTCTCCTGTTCACCAACCGCACCAAGAAAGAAGTGAATGAGTAAGTGTGGCtagagttgggggtggagggggcccaGTCCCGTTTGAAAAACAGGATTTgcgatccctgtcctccctcagactgtgagccccaggtgggccttcccagactgagccccttccttcctctccccctcgtccccctctccatccccccatcttaccaccttcccttccccacagcacctgtatatatgtatatatgtttgtacctatttattactctatttattttatttgtacatatctattctatttattttattttgttagtatgtttggttttgttctctgtctcccccttttagactgtgagcccactgttgggtagggactgtctctatatgttgccaacttgtacttcccaagcgcttagtacagtgctctgcacatagtaagcgctcaataaatacgactgatgatgatgatgggacagaGGTAGGGTACGATCTTCCTTTGTCGGGCTTGGTACGTAGCAAGTGCTGAAAAATcatcatcggtcgtatttattgagcgcttactgtgtgcagagcactgtactaagcgcttgggaagtacaaattggcaacatacagagacggtccctgcccaacagtgggctcacagtctaaaagggggagacggagaacaaaaccaaacatactaacaaaataaaatagaatagatatgtgcaagtaaaatagagtaataaatgtgtacaaacatatatacaggtgctgtggggaggggaagggggtagggcgggggggatggaggggagaggaaggagggggctcagtctgggaaggcctcctggaggaggtgagctctcacctccAATAATACCCCAAGTATTACTGTTATCGTTTACTGCGGATTTCCTGGGCACGTGCCCCTCTCGCCTCAGGAACAGTCCCTTTTGGTGCTGTTCCGTCCCACAGCCCTCACTCCCGCTCGGCCTCCCCCGAGGCTTGGTGCCCACGGAGAAGGGTTCGCCGTGGCAGGGAACGGAGTGGGACAGAGCCGCCTGGCTCGGCGGCTAGGAAGGGGTGGGAACTGGACTGATGAGGCTTCCCGGGGTGAGGAGCCCCACTGGGGCAACCGAATCCCGAACTCGTcgctcttcccccgcccccaaggTGGTTCAAGCGGTACTCAGAGATGGACTACGCTCGGGCTGGCAACAAGGCCGCCTTCACCGTCAGCCTGGACAGGGGGCCGCTGGAGCAGTTCCCCCACTCGATGGAGCCTCAGCTGCGGCAGCTGGGCCTGCCCACCGCGCTCAAGAAAggtgccgggggagggaggggatcgcTTGAGGCCGGGTCTCCCGGGGTCCGGCCCGCGCTTGACCTCCTCCGCCCCCTTCTCCTTAGGTGTGGTCACCCTGCTGTCGGATTACGAGGTCTGTAAGGAAGGCGACGTGCTGAACCCCGAACAGGCCCGGGTCCTGGTAAGTCGCCGGGGGGATTGAAAAGccgggtaataatcataataatgacgatggcatttatgaagcacttactaggtgcaaagtactgttctaagcactgggaaggttacaaggtgatcaggttgtcccacgggggggcttacagtcctaatccccattttacagatgagggaactgagggaacttatttattttgcttatttattttacttgtacatatctatcctatttattttattttgttggtatgtttggttttgttctctgtctcccccttttagactgggagcccactgttgggtagggactctctctatgtgttgccaatttgtacttcccaagcgcttagtacagtgctctgcacatagtaagcgctcaataaatacgattgatgatgatgatgaggcacagagaaattaagtaacctgcccagagtcacacagctgacaattggtggagcaaacAATTGGTGGGTAAActcaccctcccaccccgcaACCCCTCCTCGGCAGTCCAGCGTTCTCGTCTCTACCAGAGCCCCGGCCTTGGTCACTTCGGCCCTGAGACTGGATGCTcgccctgttcaccctccccttttcctcccacagTCACTCAATAggatttatgagtgcttactatgtgcacagtaccatactaagcacttgaaagaatgaAATAATAGACTTgataggcacagttcctgccctcacgGAGTTTACCCTCCGTTTTCCTCCCGTGGTCACTCAataggatttatcgagcgcttactatgtgcacagtactgtactaagcacttgagagaatgaaaTATAATAGACTTgataggcacagttcctgccctcgcgGAGTttaccctcccttttcctcccgcgGTCACTCAAtaggatttatcgagtgcttactatatgcacagtaccgtactatgcacttgagagaatgAAATATAATAGACTTgataggcacagttcctgccctcgcgGAGTttaccctcccttttcctcccgcgGTCACTCAAtaggatttatcgagtgcttactatgtgcgcagtactgtactaagcactggagagaatgaAATATAATAGACTTgataggcacagttcctgcccttgcAGAGTttaccctcccttttcctcccgcgGTCACTCAAtaggatttatcgagtgcttactatgtgcgcagtaccgtactaagcacttgagagaatgaaaTATAATAGACTTgataggcacagttcctgccctcgcgGAGTttaccctcccttttcctcccgcgGTCACTCAATAggatttatctagcgcttactatgtgcacagtactgtgctaagcacttgagagaatgaaCTATAATAGACTTgataggcacagttcctgccctcgcgGAGTttaccctcccttttcctcccgcgGTCACTCAAtaggatttatcgagtgcttactatgtgcactgtaccgtactaagcacttgagagaatgatATATAATAGACTTgataggcacagttcctgccctcgcggagtttacagtgtagacggggagacggatattaaaatcAATCGCAGATAGGGGAGATGGCAGGGTCTGGTATCGCGGGTGGGGGTGAATCTCAAGTGCCTAATCGCTGCTGTGcgagtcaccttgggcaagtcacttagcttctctgtgcctcagtgacctcatctggaaaatggggattaagaccgtgagcccccccgtgggacaacctgatcaccttgtaacctcgccagcgcttagaacagtgctttgcgcatagtaagcgcttaataaaggccatcattatgatgaggggatacagacccaagcgttcaggcaacccagaagggaggcaGCCCACCGGGCTTCCCCGTCCTCCAGCttgaccccctcctcctcctcctcctctctgcctctcgcaGAAGCTGCTAGGCTTTGAGATGGCCGAATTCCGGGTGACCATCAAGTCCGTGTGGCACGCCGAGACAGGAAACTTTGAACATCTGGGGAAGGAGACCGCGGACAGCACCATGGTGGtggaagatgaagatgaagatgaggaggaggaagaggaagatgaggatgaggaCGAAGAGTAACTGGAGGTCTCGGAGGTGGACTGCGGGATGCCCCCTCAATCCAGGAGGGCTCTCTCGCTGACCTTGGCCATTTAGAACTCTTTATGGTCTTCCTTGGGGCTGAGAGGCAAATATTTATTTTTCCATAAACTGTTAAAAGAGGCAGGGTGGGAATggggatttaatttttttaattaaatagAGCTTACTTGGACATCCGGGTCCTCCCTGAGGGGAAGCGGAGGGGTGCGTAAAGTCGGCTGTTGCCCACGCTCGCAGATGGTACAGCCGTATTCCACTTACCGAGCGCTtcctgcacttgggagagcacagtacaacggagttggtagacacggtgcctgcccacaaggagcttacagcctcctCTCACTGTGCCCTCTGTGGGAGCTCCGTAAGGGCCTGAAACTGGCAtgacccactaagccacaccccaAGCCCACCCTTGAAGCTTGGAGGCTGGTTAGGGCCACCGCTTCCTCACAAAAGCAAACAAAACAGCCCAGGTGCTCCTCGACCTACAGCGCAATCTTCAAATTGTACTGAAGTTCGAATTTACACGCTATTTTGACTGTGTAACGCCCACCGCACGGTGGGAGGGGGTTGTCTCGGGAGCCACccggaaaggggaaaatgggaaagaagattgtgatggggaaggagagggagggtggggaaaaagtgTAGACGTGGGAGGGTGTTGTCTCGGGAGCCAccaggaaaggggaaaatgggaaagaagatcgtgatggggaaggagagggagagtggggaaaaaGTGTAGATGTGGGAGGGGGTTGTCTCGGGAGTCACcaggaaaggaaaatgggaaagaagattgtgatggggaaggagagggagggtggggaaaaagtgTAGATGTGGGAGGGGGTTGTCTCGGGAGCCAccaggaaaggggaaaatgggaaacatcgtgatggggaaggagagggagggtggggaaaaagtgTAGATGTGGGAGGGGGTTGTCTCGGGAGCCAccaggaaaggggaaaatgggaaacatcgtgatggggaaggagagggagggtggggaaaaagtgTAGATGTGGGAGGGGGTTGTCTCGGGAGCCAccaggaaaggggaaaatgggaaagaagatcgtgatggggaaggagagggagggtggggaaaaagtgTAGATGTGGGAGGGGGTTGTCTCGGGAGCCAccaggaaaggggaaaatgggaaagaagatcgtgagggggaaggagagggagggtggggaaaaagtgTAGAAGTGGGAGGG
This window harbors:
- the MRTO4 gene encoding mRNA turnover protein 4 homolog, giving the protein MPKSKRDKKVSLTKTAKKGLEVKQNLIDELRKCVDTYKYLYIFSVANMRNSKLKDIRSAWKHSRIFFGKNKVMMVALGRGPAEEYKDNLYQVSKRLKGEVGLLFTNRTKKEVNEWFKRYSEMDYARAGNKAAFTVSLDRGPLEQFPHSMEPQLRQLGLPTALKKGVVTLLSDYEVCKEGDVLNPEQARVLKLLGFEMAEFRVTIKSVWHAETGNFEHLGKETADSTMVVEDEDEDEEEEEEDEDEDEE